From Methylosinus sp. C49, one genomic window encodes:
- a CDS encoding MucR family transcriptional regulator, whose product MTASEADPSRSTTLAAEVVAAFVANNSLPIGDLPSLIHAVRGALENLGKASIDPTTPAVKREPAVSIRKSVTPDFIICLEDGKSFRSLRRHLRLLGMSPEEYRAKWGLPADYPMVAPNYAAQRSEMAKSLGLGQHRKNAASSPKATASGPAKRGRATKKKA is encoded by the coding sequence ATGACGGCTTCCGAGGCAGACCCCTCTCGCTCGACCACGCTCGCGGCCGAGGTCGTCGCCGCTTTCGTCGCCAATAATTCCCTGCCGATCGGAGATCTGCCTTCGCTGATCCACGCTGTGCGCGGTGCGCTGGAGAACCTCGGCAAAGCGTCGATCGACCCGACGACGCCAGCGGTGAAACGAGAGCCGGCTGTTTCGATCCGCAAGTCCGTCACACCCGATTTCATCATATGTCTCGAAGATGGAAAGAGCTTCAGATCGCTGCGGCGCCATTTGAGGCTGCTCGGAATGAGTCCGGAGGAGTATCGGGCGAAATGGGGCCTGCCCGCGGACTATCCCATGGTCGCGCCCAATTATGCAGCGCAGCGATCGGAAATGGCGAAGTCCCTCGGACTCGGCCAACATCGCAAAAACGCAGCGTCGAGCCCGAAGGCGACCGCCAGCGGGCCCGCCAAGCGCGGACGGGCGACCAAGAAAAAAGCGTGA